From the genome of Paracoccus seriniphilus, one region includes:
- a CDS encoding c-type cytochrome, methanol metabolism-related yields MKAITSLAALVVAASLAGPAMAQSETTSDASAGTEGATLPNGMDITPDYTEYGRWYNAEGIPTYKIDADGSVDFATFNGYRRYSAECHVCHGPDGEGSTYAPALKDSVLRLDYYDFQEIVASGKQEVNTAQNQVMPAFGTNKNVWCYIDDIYAYLVARGTDALPRGRPAKKGPKTDEFAEQEDSCMSM; encoded by the coding sequence ATGAAAGCCATCACCAGCCTTGCGGCGCTGGTTGTCGCGGCGTCGCTGGCCGGACCGGCCATGGCGCAGTCCGAGACCACATCAGACGCTTCAGCCGGAACCGAAGGGGCGACATTGCCGAACGGCATGGATATCACGCCCGACTACACGGAATATGGCCGCTGGTATAACGCCGAAGGGATTCCGACCTACAAGATCGACGCGGATGGCAGCGTCGATTTCGCGACCTTCAACGGCTATCGCCGCTATTCTGCGGAATGCCATGTCTGTCACGGCCCGGATGGCGAGGGTTCGACCTATGCCCCGGCGCTGAAGGATTCGGTGTTGCGGCTGGATTACTATGATTTCCAGGAGATCGTCGCATCGGGCAAGCAAGAGGTGAACACCGCCCAGAACCAGGTGATGCCGGCATTTGGCACCAACAAGAATGTCTGGTGCTATATTGACGACATCTATGCCTATCTGGTCGCGCGGGGTACCGATGCCCTGCCGCGCGGACGACCGGCCAAGAAGGGACCGAAAACGGATGAATTCGCCGAGCAGGAAGATTCCTGCATGTCGATGTGA
- a CDS encoding quinoprotein dehydrogenase-associated putative ABC transporter substrate-binding protein, translated as MRRLIITAISGWLCVAHMGAAQVADLRSTTSFRVCADPANAPMSHKDGSGFENRLAAQFGEWLDLPVTYSWFPSGMGFITKTLRAGTCDVVMGYAQGDELVQNTNHYYTSVFGIVTRKDSALADVDHLGDPVLKDHPIGVIAGSPPATIMARAGLAKDMRGGDLFVDRRVKDPVGRMIDSVRDGSLDAAVLWGPLAGPRIKDDPDLQFTPLLREKSGPKMFYRITMGVRPGEQEWKRQLNSLIRRHQDEINQTLREAGVPLVDDYGKEMLP; from the coding sequence ATGCGCAGGCTGATCATCACGGCAATATCAGGCTGGCTCTGCGTGGCACATATGGGTGCCGCGCAGGTCGCCGACCTGAGATCGACCACCAGTTTCCGCGTTTGCGCCGATCCGGCCAATGCCCCCATGTCGCACAAGGATGGCAGCGGCTTTGAAAATCGCCTTGCCGCGCAGTTCGGCGAATGGCTGGACCTGCCGGTGACCTATAGCTGGTTTCCCTCGGGGATGGGCTTCATTACCAAGACGCTGCGCGCGGGCACCTGCGATGTGGTGATGGGATATGCGCAGGGCGATGAGCTGGTGCAGAATACCAATCATTACTACACCTCGGTCTTTGGTATCGTGACGCGCAAGGACAGCGCGCTGGCCGATGTCGACCACCTGGGCGATCCGGTGCTGAAGGATCATCCCATCGGAGTCATCGCGGGCAGCCCGCCTGCGACCATCATGGCGCGGGCCGGTCTGGCCAAGGACATGCGCGGGGGTGATCTGTTCGTGGACCGCCGCGTCAAGGATCCGGTGGGTCGGATGATCGACTCGGTCCGGGATGGCAGCCTGGATGCCGCCGTGCTGTGGGGGCCTTTGGCTGGCCCGCGCATCAAGGATGACCCTGACCTGCAGTTCACGCCGCTGCTAAGGGAAAAAAGCGGCCCGAAGATGTTCTATCGCATCACCATGGGGGTGCGTCCGGGCGAGCAGGAATGGAAACGCCAGCTGAACAGCCTGATCCGCCGCCATCAGGATGAAATCAACCAGACGCTGCGCGAGGCCGGGGTGCCCCTTGTGGACGATTATGGCAAGGAGATGTTGCCATGA
- a CDS encoding rhodanese-like domain-containing protein encodes MIRLAIAISVVIAVPAWADIAEPSGFRGEPYTAPVPSTLQGAKVIDAEMALTLWAEDAGFVDVYPRTLKPQGLPEGTIWQEPRHDTIPGAIWLWNTGYESLTAEEMQRLEDGLASMTRGNPDMPLVIFCRADCWMSWNAAKRAVDLGYRKVMWFPGGIDEWQDALGPDLVRAEPVAP; translated from the coding sequence ATGATCCGGCTGGCGATCGCGATATCTGTCGTGATCGCCGTCCCCGCATGGGCCGATATCGCCGAGCCCTCAGGATTTCGCGGCGAACCCTATACGGCCCCGGTGCCATCGACCCTGCAAGGGGCCAAGGTGATCGATGCCGAAATGGCCCTGACGCTTTGGGCCGAAGATGCGGGTTTTGTCGATGTCTATCCGCGCACCCTGAAGCCGCAGGGGCTGCCCGAGGGCACTATCTGGCAAGAGCCGCGCCATGACACCATTCCCGGTGCGATCTGGCTGTGGAATACCGGTTATGAAAGCCTGACAGCGGAAGAGATGCAGCGTCTGGAAGACGGTCTGGCCAGCATGACGCGGGGCAATCCGGATATGCCGCTGGTGATCTTCTGTCGGGCTGATTGCTGGATGAGCTGGAACGCGGCGAAACGTGCCGTCGATCTGGGTTATCGGAAGGTCATGTGGTTTCCCGGTGGCATTGATGAATGGCAGGACGCGTTGGGACCGGATCTGGTCAGGGCTGAACCTGTCGCCCCGTGA
- a CDS encoding YncE family protein, which yields MRLWLPAFLSMLSPACAGDLAFVTSQNADAVTVIDLNRMEIIASTELPGAPAPVAYDPKRARAYVIAADSGRLSVLDEAGQITRHAELGAGAFGIAAIPGKGVVITDWYNNRLMRLDGDLEPLWTARTGQIPSGVAISANGALVATADRDDDTVSIFDIETGKLLRKITTSGEHPFAVTFHRGRLYSADVLGDRVSIMDPDSGTLLGHVATGHRPYGIAFAGGRGFVTNQYASTVTVFDPESLEVTETLEVGDYPEGIASLPDDSGVVLANWDSDTIMVLDARDLTITAELDVPAGPRAFGQFTGRQVQP from the coding sequence ATGCGGCTGTGGCTGCCGGCATTTCTGTCCATGCTCTCCCCGGCCTGTGCCGGGGATCTCGCATTCGTCACCTCGCAAAATGCAGATGCGGTGACGGTCATCGACCTGAACCGCATGGAGATCATCGCCAGCACCGAACTGCCGGGCGCGCCTGCCCCGGTGGCCTATGATCCGAAACGCGCGCGGGCCTATGTGATCGCCGCAGATAGCGGGCGGCTGTCGGTTCTGGACGAAGCGGGACAGATCACGCGACACGCCGAGTTGGGCGCCGGCGCCTTTGGGATCGCGGCCATCCCCGGCAAAGGGGTCGTGATCACCGATTGGTACAACAACCGCCTGATGCGGCTGGACGGGGATCTGGAACCGCTCTGGACCGCCCGAACCGGCCAGATTCCCTCGGGCGTTGCCATCAGCGCGAACGGGGCATTGGTCGCCACAGCTGATCGCGATGACGACACGGTCAGCATCTTCGACATCGAGACGGGGAAACTGCTGCGCAAGATCACGACCTCGGGCGAACATCCTTTCGCGGTCACCTTTCATCGCGGCCGCCTCTACAGTGCGGATGTCCTTGGCGATCGCGTCTCGATCATGGATCCCGACAGCGGCACCCTGCTTGGCCATGTCGCGACGGGGCATCGCCCCTATGGTATCGCTTTTGCCGGTGGACGGGGTTTCGTGACAAATCAATATGCCAGCACCGTCACGGTTTTTGATCCCGAAAGTCTTGAGGTAACAGAAACACTCGAGGTCGGGGATTATCCCGAAGGCATCGCCAGCCTGCCCGATGACAGCGGTGTCGTGCTGGCCAATTGGGATTCCGATACGATCATGGTGCTTGATGCCCGCGATCTGACCATCACCGCAGAGCTGGATGTTCCCGCCGGTCCGCGCGCCTTTGGTCAGTTCACGGGGCGACAGGTTCAGCCCTGA
- a CDS encoding SRPBCC family protein yields the protein MLKAMFGLTLAAGMALASTASAHGPSRQKTQMTITLDASPTEVWEVIGHFDDMSWHPAVASTEMTPEGAPVDVPDESTRVLHLKAESGDPTITEQLMKIDPDKMMYKYMITDVAVEVLPVTNYSATLQVSDKDGKAEVLWKGGYYRGFPNNDPPEELNDDAAVAAVTAIYQAGFDALAERFGKVE from the coding sequence ATGTTGAAAGCAATGTTCGGCCTGACCCTGGCTGCCGGCATGGCCCTTGCAAGCACGGCGTCGGCACATGGGCCCTCGCGACAGAAAACCCAGATGACGATCACCCTTGATGCCAGCCCCACCGAGGTCTGGGAGGTGATCGGGCATTTCGATGACATGAGCTGGCATCCTGCCGTCGCTTCGACCGAAATGACCCCCGAGGGCGCACCCGTCGATGTTCCCGATGAATCGACGCGAGTCCTGCATCTGAAGGCGGAAAGCGGCGATCCGACCATCACGGAACAGCTGATGAAGATCGACCCCGACAAGATGATGTACAAATACATGATCACCGATGTTGCGGTCGAGGTTCTGCCCGTCACCAATTATTCGGCGACGCTGCAGGTCAGTGACAAGGACGGCAAGGCCGAAGTTCTGTGGAAGGGAGGCTATTACCGGGGTTTTCCCAATAACGATCCGCCCGAAGAACTGAACGACGATGCGGCGGTTGCTGCGGTCACGGCCATCTACCAGGCCGGTTTCGATGCCCTGGCCGAACGTTTCGGCAAGGTGGAATAG
- a CDS encoding ABC transporter substrate-binding protein, whose product MFREILAFLAIAGLFATAAVAQQPSPEVIRAAVLRVDRPDLPPISRLELATDDLGFAGARLAIEDNDTTGRFMGQKFEAEEVVVAPETAAEELERLIAEDVGFVVLLADDDTTLALADQAGDRITLLNAAARGDNLRGRDCRFNMIHVAPSHAMIADALAQFLMWKNWSRWFLIEGSHAADTDLAEAYRRAARKFGAKLVEERLYEDTGGARRTDSGHVQVQKQIPVFTQRAAEHDVIVAADEADVFAAYLPYQVWDPRPVTGSAGLVPRSWHPAMESWGASQFQNRFEALANRPMREIDYQVWLALRMLGEAATRSGSSDTETLREYLLSDSFEVAGFKGQKLTLRDWDHQLRQPILLTTGLLMTSVSPQEQYLHQTSRLDTLGIDRAETECKFPEAE is encoded by the coding sequence ATGTTCAGGGAAATCCTTGCTTTTCTGGCGATTGCCGGATTGTTTGCGACGGCTGCAGTTGCCCAGCAGCCATCGCCCGAGGTGATCCGCGCGGCCGTGTTGCGGGTCGACAGGCCGGATCTGCCGCCGATCTCTCGTCTTGAACTGGCGACCGATGATCTGGGTTTTGCCGGGGCGCGTCTGGCCATCGAGGACAATGACACCACCGGGCGCTTCATGGGGCAGAAATTCGAGGCCGAAGAAGTGGTCGTCGCGCCCGAAACAGCCGCCGAGGAACTGGAGCGGCTGATTGCCGAGGATGTGGGTTTCGTCGTGCTTCTGGCCGATGATGACACCACGCTGGCGCTGGCCGATCAGGCGGGGGACCGCATCACATTGCTGAATGCGGCGGCACGTGGTGACAATCTGCGTGGCCGCGACTGTCGCTTCAACATGATCCACGTGGCCCCCAGCCATGCAATGATCGCCGATGCGCTGGCCCAGTTCCTGATGTGGAAGAACTGGTCGCGCTGGTTCCTGATTGAAGGCAGCCATGCCGCAGATACCGATCTGGCCGAGGCCTATCGCCGGGCAGCGCGCAAATTCGGGGCCAAACTGGTCGAGGAACGCCTGTATGAAGATACCGGCGGGGCGCGGCGCACGGATTCCGGCCATGTGCAGGTGCAAAAACAGATCCCGGTCTTTACCCAGCGTGCGGCGGAACATGACGTGATCGTTGCCGCAGATGAGGCAGATGTCTTTGCCGCCTATCTGCCCTATCAGGTCTGGGATCCGCGCCCGGTCACCGGATCTGCCGGGCTTGTTCCGCGCAGCTGGCATCCGGCAATGGAATCTTGGGGTGCGTCCCAGTTCCAGAACCGTTTCGAGGCATTGGCCAACCGCCCGATGCGGGAAATCGACTATCAGGTCTGGCTGGCCCTGCGCATGCTGGGCGAGGCCGCGACACGCAGTGGCTCGTCCGATACAGAAACCCTGCGCGAATATCTGTTGTCCGACAGTTTCGAAGTGGCGGGCTTCAAGGGGCAGAAGCTGACCCTGCGCGACTGGGACCACCAGCTGCGCCAGCCGATCCTGCTGACCACGGGGTTGCTGATGACCTCGGTCAGCCCGCAAGAGCAATATCTCCACCAGACCAGCCGGCTGGATACGCTGGGTATCGATCGGGCTGAAACCGAATGCAAATTCCCGGAGGCAGAATGA
- a CDS encoding YVTN family beta-propeller repeat protein — MKPLIVIGLCLAATPSVANRVFVSNEKGNDVTVLDSATFEVIGTYPVGNRPRGITISPDGRELYVCASDDDLVRVFDPQTMEEMHTLPSGPDPELFVLHPSGNPLYVANEDDNLVTVVDTQTHKVLAEIPVGVEPEGMGVSPDGKVVINTSETTNMAHFIDSETFEIFGNVLVDSRPRFAQYNHDGSKLYVSSEIGGTVSVIDPQTQAITHKIEFDIPGVLPEAIQPVGVRISNDGKKVFVALGPANRVAVIDGETDEVQDYLLVGQRVWQMAFTPDEKYLFTTNGNSNDVSVIDVEAVKVVKSIAVGQQPWGVVVAPD, encoded by the coding sequence ATGAAACCGCTTATCGTTATCGGCCTTTGTCTGGCGGCAACGCCTTCTGTCGCGAACCGCGTCTTTGTCAGCAATGAAAAGGGAAATGACGTCACGGTTCTGGACAGCGCCACATTCGAGGTGATCGGCACCTATCCGGTCGGGAACCGTCCGCGCGGGATCACCATCAGCCCTGATGGGCGCGAGTTGTATGTCTGTGCCTCGGATGACGATCTGGTGCGGGTCTTCGATCCGCAGACCATGGAAGAAATGCACACCCTGCCATCGGGGCCTGACCCGGAACTGTTCGTCCTGCATCCCTCGGGCAATCCGCTGTATGTCGCCAATGAGGATGACAATCTGGTGACCGTCGTGGATACCCAGACCCACAAGGTGCTGGCCGAAATTCCCGTGGGGGTCGAGCCCGAAGGAATGGGGGTCAGCCCGGATGGGAAGGTGGTGATCAATACGTCTGAAACGACCAACATGGCGCATTTCATCGATTCGGAAACTTTCGAGATCTTCGGCAATGTGCTGGTCGATTCACGCCCACGTTTTGCGCAGTACAATCACGATGGTTCCAAGCTATATGTCAGTTCCGAGATCGGCGGCACGGTCAGCGTGATCGACCCGCAGACGCAGGCGATTACCCACAAGATCGAATTCGACATTCCGGGCGTGCTGCCCGAGGCGATCCAGCCGGTCGGCGTGCGGATCAGCAATGATGGCAAGAAGGTCTTCGTGGCCCTGGGGCCCGCGAACCGTGTTGCGGTGATCGACGGCGAAACGGATGAGGTTCAGGACTATCTGCTGGTCGGCCAGCGGGTCTGGCAAATGGCCTTCACGCCGGACGAGAAATATCTGTTCACGACCAATGGCAATTCCAACGACGTTTCGGTGATCGATGTCGAAGCGGTCAAGGTCGTGAAATCCATCGCCGTCGGACAGCAGCCCTGGGGCGTTGTCGTGGCGCCGGACTGA
- a CDS encoding ABC transporter ATP-binding protein, whose protein sequence is MTLSALEIDQVSHSYGSVRALTDVSFDIPRGRFTALLGINGAGKTTLFSLITRLYDNNSGRIRVAGHDLRREPAQALARLGVVFQSRALDADLTVLQNLAYHASLHGIGRVRARARIDEVIAQVGLREKLGERVAALSGGQQRRAEIARALIHRPDVLLLDEATVGLDVKSRAEVLSLTRRLVAQSGVSVLWATHIMDEIQPDDGLVILHRGRVLKKGLMAEISGADGLTRSFLDLTGTAA, encoded by the coding sequence ATGACCCTCAGCGCGCTGGAGATAGATCAGGTCAGCCACAGCTACGGATCTGTCCGGGCGTTGACGGATGTGTCCTTCGATATCCCCAGGGGGCGCTTCACGGCACTCTTGGGGATCAATGGCGCGGGGAAGACGACGCTCTTTTCCCTGATCACGCGGCTTTATGACAATAATTCCGGCAGGATCCGCGTCGCGGGCCATGATTTGCGTCGCGAACCGGCGCAGGCGCTGGCCCGTCTGGGCGTGGTGTTTCAAAGCCGGGCGCTGGATGCCGATCTGACCGTGCTGCAGAACCTTGCCTATCACGCCAGCCTGCATGGCATCGGCCGGGTCAGGGCCCGCGCGCGCATCGACGAGGTGATCGCACAGGTCGGGCTGAGAGAAAAGCTGGGCGAAAGGGTCGCCGCGCTTTCGGGCGGACAGCAGCGACGGGCCGAGATCGCCCGCGCCCTGATCCACCGCCCCGACGTGCTGTTGCTGGATGAGGCCACCGTTGGGCTGGATGTGAAATCGCGCGCCGAAGTCCTGTCGCTGACGCGCAGACTGGTCGCCCAAAGCGGTGTTTCGGTTCTTTGGGCAACGCATATCATGGACGAGATCCAGCCCGATGACGGGCTGGTCATCCTGCATCGGGGCAGGGTGTTGAAAAAGGGACTCATGGCAGAGATTTCTGGCGCAGATGGGCTGACGCGATCATTCCTGGACCTGACGGGAACCGCTGCATGA
- a CDS encoding ABC transporter permease — MTRKAFPASAWLIAFAGITRRESLRFVNQRGRFLAALVRPLVWLFIFAAGFRAVLGLSITEPYDTYVLYEVYVTPGLCAMIQLFNGMQSSLSMVYDRETGAMRTLLVSPFPRWFLLGSKLLAGVIVSIIQVYTFLAIAWLWDIRPPLWGYVAVLPALILSGLMLGAMGLFLSSAIKQLENFAGVMNFVIFPMFFASSALYPLWRMRESSTLLHDICAVNPFTHAVELIRFALYLQVNWLSLAVVLGCLTAFFGLAIFMYDPGKGRWKNRRGNG; from the coding sequence ATGACCCGCAAGGCGTTTCCTGCCAGCGCATGGCTGATCGCATTCGCGGGGATCACCCGGCGCGAGTCACTGCGTTTCGTCAATCAGCGCGGGCGCTTTCTGGCGGCTCTGGTGCGGCCACTTGTCTGGCTGTTCATCTTTGCCGCCGGGTTTCGTGCGGTGCTGGGACTGTCGATCACCGAACCCTATGACACCTATGTTCTGTATGAAGTCTATGTGACGCCGGGCCTTTGCGCGATGATCCAGTTGTTCAACGGCATGCAGTCCTCGCTGTCGATGGTCTATGACCGTGAAACAGGGGCGATGCGGACATTGCTGGTCAGCCCCTTTCCCCGCTGGTTCCTGCTGGGGTCGAAACTGCTTGCCGGCGTCATCGTGTCCATCATTCAGGTCTATACCTTTCTGGCCATCGCATGGCTGTGGGACATCCGCCCGCCACTGTGGGGATATGTTGCGGTCCTGCCGGCGCTGATCTTGTCGGGCCTGATGCTGGGCGCGATGGGGCTGTTCCTGTCATCGGCGATCAAACAGCTGGAGAATTTCGCGGGCGTGATGAATTTCGTCATCTTCCCGATGTTCTTTGCCTCTTCGGCGCTCTACCCGCTGTGGCGGATGCGGGAAAGCTCGACGCTGTTGCATGACATTTGTGCCGTAAATCCCTTCACCCATGCGGTCGAACTGATCCGCTTTGCCCTTTACCTGCAGGTGAACTGGCTGTCGCTTGCGGTTGTTCTGGGCTGTCTGACCGCGTTTTTCGGTCTGGCGATCTTCATGTATGATCCCGGCAAGGGGCGTTGGAAAAACCGAAGGGGCAACGGATGA